A genomic stretch from Garciella nitratireducens DSM 15102 includes:
- a CDS encoding V-type ATP synthase subunit E, with translation MITVEDKISTFSKYVYDKELELSNQKLEEVEKKNKEVIQSKQKEIEKKCMDLNRKMHKKIELESQKIISNAKLEARNKTLTIKKELLEQFMQEILDSLKNFTETEDYKIYLKKTLENVKDFLRDNTVKIYLTKKDVEKFASEIKSKYPQIEIAEMEEENIGGMILESTINSERIDATLRTKVRDWKSEIGLRLYEALEK, from the coding sequence ATGATAACAGTAGAAGATAAAATTAGCACTTTCTCTAAATATGTATATGATAAAGAATTAGAATTATCTAATCAAAAACTTGAAGAAGTTGAAAAGAAAAATAAAGAAGTAATTCAATCAAAACAAAAAGAGATAGAAAAAAAATGTATGGATTTAAATAGAAAAATGCATAAAAAGATAGAATTAGAGTCTCAAAAAATTATTTCTAATGCAAAGTTAGAAGCAAGAAATAAAACTTTAACTATTAAAAAAGAATTATTAGAGCAATTTATGCAAGAAATTTTAGATTCTCTTAAAAATTTTACAGAAACAGAGGATTATAAAATATATCTTAAGAAGACCTTAGAAAATGTAAAAGACTTTCTAAGAGATAATACAGTAAAAATATATTTGACAAAGAAAGATGTAGAAAAATTTGCAAGTGAAATAAAGTCAAAATATCCTCAAATTGAGATTGCAGAGATGGAAGAGGAAAATATTGGTGGAATGATTTTAGAGTCTACAATAAATAGTGAAAGAATAGATGCTACCTTAAGAACAAAAGTAAGAGATTGGAAAAGTGAAATTGGATTAAGACTTTACGAGGCACTTGAAAAGTAG
- a CDS encoding V-type ATPase subunit yields the protein MMISNLKVSAVNTKVSAIKSNMLQEEHFMQMMNLENVEQVVEYLNQHTPFKDVLWDINEEEIHRQEIEKRLYVYRVSTIEKLIYYLAKEYKDFLKTYMLRYEIEDLKLVFKVVRGHIDPKTVEEHFIIASKYSHLSFQELLKQDSVKKVIEKLRGTKYYRLIVPYIDYAEFAEEKFNFYLEMILDKYYYHELIISAKDLFGKKDKKALELLQRNIDLYNLEWIYRATKYFDMSKEEILNFVLSDGYTYSYEKLKDCIYSLNVEKIQEYFKASPYEFLFNHEDKDIDLYMKRRIDRYLYYKALNLYRSSSLTFGKVISFLLLLEFETEDIISIIESKRYKMTASEISKYLIRTIEVK from the coding sequence ATGATGATTAGCAATTTAAAAGTAAGTGCAGTTAATACGAAAGTAAGTGCAATAAAATCAAACATGCTTCAAGAGGAACATTTTATGCAAATGATGAATCTTGAGAATGTAGAACAAGTAGTAGAATATTTAAATCAGCATACTCCGTTCAAAGACGTTTTATGGGACATCAATGAGGAAGAAATTCATAGGCAAGAGATTGAAAAAAGATTATATGTTTATAGAGTTTCTACTATTGAAAAATTAATTTATTATTTAGCAAAAGAATATAAGGATTTTTTAAAAACTTATATGTTAAGGTATGAAATAGAAGATTTAAAATTAGTTTTTAAAGTGGTTAGAGGACATATCGATCCTAAAACAGTAGAAGAACATTTTATTATTGCTTCTAAATATTCGCATCTATCTTTTCAAGAACTTTTAAAACAAGATTCTGTGAAAAAGGTAATAGAAAAACTACGAGGAACAAAATATTATCGATTGATTGTACCTTATATTGATTATGCAGAGTTTGCAGAGGAAAAATTTAATTTCTATTTAGAGATGATTTTAGATAAATATTATTATCATGAATTAATTATATCTGCGAAAGATTTGTTTGGCAAGAAAGACAAAAAAGCTTTAGAACTCTTACAAAGAAATATTGATTTATATAATTTAGAATGGATTTATAGAGCGACTAAATACTTTGATATGTCCAAAGAAGAGATTCTTAATTTTGTATTAAGTGATGGGTATACTTATTCTTATGAAAAATTAAAGGATTGTATATATTCTTTAAATGTTGAAAAGATACAAGAATATTTTAAAGCATCTCCCTATGAGTTTTTGTTTAACCATGAAGATAAAGATATAGATCTTTATATGAAAAGAAGAATAGATCGATATTTATATTATAAGGCATTAAATCTTTATCGATCTTCTAGTTTGACTTTTGGAAAGGTAATTTCTTTTCTATTGCTTCTTGAATTTGAAACAGAAGATATTATATCCATTATTGAAAGTAAAAGGTATAAAATGACAGCTTCAGAAATATCAAAGTATTTAATTCGAACAATAGAGGTGAAATAA
- a CDS encoding V-type ATP synthase subunit I produces MAIEKLIMMNVVGKNEYVDEVIRDILLFENIQVVDAYNEIEKFRFSMSITDKHMDEIEGFSEARSGLNSKNSEEFSNKAKLLKELYDKEYKIDKNILKGDLHIEQVIKTVNDLYEETHSQHENLKRYEYELEEIKKSIQAYQFLSSANVEMERINHLENFHYAIGTFSKENISRLKRNYSRITAIVVHVGALKNEEVYVVIWPKDLEVETNRILKSLNFHKLEGIRKEYKGTPSEIVSMLKNTKEDLEKKISKIYSEIKKIKEEYREKSNYAYNVLHLYEKIYQVKKKMAFSKEYFYFSGWIPVRLKQEIKTVLSKYKEIHIMFDDEDKNQNRFPPTRLKNNWLFKPFESFLKMYGIPSYDEVDPTPFLSISYLFLFGFMFGDVGQGLVFFLVGMLLTHIKGMKSAAVLSRLGISSIVFGFLYGSVFGFETILPALWLKPFDNINTLLIVSIGIGVILLTIGYIYGMINNYKMKDYYNMILSDNGLIGLMLYFGLLLLVVALFTGNRIISLGVLGVIVVVLIAILFMKEPIIQKLSHQKEQLDGNFFVESFFEIFEILLSIFSNTLSFIRVGAFALNHVGLFVAFETLAQLIESGVGSTIVYIIGNIFIIGLEGLIVGIQALRLQYYELFNKYYIGGGEEFKAAKL; encoded by the coding sequence GTGGCTATTGAAAAACTGATTATGATGAATGTAGTTGGGAAAAATGAATATGTAGATGAAGTGATAAGGGATATTTTGTTATTCGAAAACATTCAAGTAGTGGATGCTTATAATGAAATTGAAAAATTTAGATTTAGTATGAGTATCACCGATAAGCATATGGACGAAATAGAAGGATTTTCTGAGGCAAGATCAGGATTGAATAGCAAAAATTCAGAAGAATTTTCTAATAAGGCTAAACTATTAAAAGAATTGTATGATAAAGAATATAAGATAGATAAAAATATTCTTAAAGGAGATCTTCATATAGAACAAGTCATAAAGACTGTTAATGATCTATATGAAGAAACTCATAGTCAACATGAAAATTTAAAAAGATATGAATATGAATTAGAAGAAATTAAAAAAAGTATACAAGCTTATCAATTTCTTTCTTCTGCCAATGTAGAAATGGAAAGAATCAATCATTTAGAGAACTTTCACTATGCAATAGGAACGTTCAGTAAAGAAAATATTTCAAGATTAAAAAGAAATTATAGTAGGATTACTGCCATTGTTGTGCATGTGGGAGCATTAAAAAATGAAGAAGTATATGTGGTTATTTGGCCAAAAGATTTAGAGGTGGAGACCAATAGAATTTTAAAATCTTTAAACTTCCATAAGCTTGAAGGAATTAGAAAAGAATATAAAGGAACTCCTTCAGAAATAGTATCTATGTTAAAAAACACAAAAGAAGACTTAGAGAAGAAGATCTCAAAAATATATTCTGAAATAAAGAAAATAAAGGAAGAATATAGAGAAAAAAGCAACTATGCTTATAATGTTTTACATCTTTATGAAAAGATCTATCAAGTAAAGAAAAAAATGGCTTTTAGTAAAGAGTATTTCTATTTTTCGGGATGGATTCCTGTTCGTTTAAAGCAAGAAATCAAAACTGTTCTTTCAAAATATAAGGAAATTCATATTATGTTTGATGATGAAGATAAAAATCAAAATAGGTTTCCTCCCACAAGGCTTAAGAATAATTGGTTATTTAAACCTTTTGAATCTTTTTTAAAAATGTATGGCATTCCTTCTTATGATGAAGTAGACCCTACCCCATTTTTAAGTATCTCTTACTTGTTTTTATTTGGATTTATGTTTGGAGATGTAGGGCAAGGATTGGTTTTCTTTCTTGTGGGAATGTTGCTTACTCATATAAAAGGAATGAAGTCTGCAGCAGTTCTATCTAGATTAGGGATTAGTTCTATTGTGTTTGGATTTCTGTATGGGAGTGTGTTTGGATTTGAAACCATTCTCCCAGCTTTATGGTTAAAACCATTTGATAATATTAATACATTATTGATTGTTTCTATAGGAATAGGAGTTATTCTTTTAACCATTGGATATATTTACGGAATGATAAATAATTATAAAATGAAAGATTATTATAATATGATTTTGAGTGACAATGGATTGATTGGTTTGATGTTATACTTTGGTTTGCTTTTATTGGTAGTTGCATTATTTACAGGAAATCGAATAATTTCTTTAGGGGTATTGGGGGTTATTGTAGTAGTATTAATTGCAATTTTATTTATGAAAGAACCGATTATTCAGAAATTGTCCCATCAAAAAGAACAATTAGATGGAAATTTCTTTGTAGAGAGTTTTTTTGAAATTTTTGAGATTCTTTTAAGCATTTTTAGTAATACTCTTTCTTTTATAAGAGTAGGAGCATTTGCTTTAAATCACGTAGGTTTATTTGTTGCATTTGAAACACTAGCTCAACTTATAGAAAGTGGAGTAGGAAGTACGATTGTTTATATTATAGGAAATATATTTATTATTGGATTAGAAGGTCTTATTGTAGGAATTCAAGCATTAAGATTACAGTACTATGAGTTGTTTAATAAATATTATATTGGTGGCGGAGAAGAATTTAAAGCCGCAAAATTATAA
- a CDS encoding V-type ATP synthase subunit F, which produces MRSFLLSDNRDTYLGLKLAGIDGVYLQKEDDILSVYKKALSEGYGIIFITEKVYQAIKEEVIKTKTNKKIPLITVIPDRHGYSDEEGKITNYIKESIGL; this is translated from the coding sequence ATGAGATCATTTTTATTAAGTGATAATAGAGACACATATTTAGGTTTGAAACTTGCGGGAATCGATGGAGTCTATTTACAAAAAGAAGATGATATACTTTCTGTATATAAAAAGGCTTTATCAGAGGGATATGGAATTATTTTTATTACAGAAAAAGTTTATCAGGCAATTAAAGAAGAAGTGATAAAAACAAAAACTAACAAGAAAATACCATTAATTACAGTGATTCCAGATCGACATGGTTATTCCGATGAAGAAGGAAAGATTACCAATTATATAAAAGAATCTATTGGATTATGA
- a CDS encoding ATP synthase subunit C — MLNLITSIAVVIVFSTISAGIYFIKKEYSGNQKVEKLLRVSLKVFVPLIMVGVLTLIPDIAMAAEAGNSSSGLGYIGAALSTGLACLGCGIAVANVGSAALGAVSENDKMLGKTLIFVGLAEGIAIYGLVISIMIIGTL, encoded by the coding sequence ATGTTAAATCTTATTACGTCTATTGCAGTAGTGATTGTTTTTTCAACTATTTCAGCAGGAATTTATTTTATAAAAAAGGAATATAGTGGAAATCAAAAAGTAGAAAAACTTTTACGAGTAAGTTTAAAAGTATTTGTTCCTTTGATTATGGTAGGAGTTCTAACATTAATTCCAGATATTGCAATGGCTGCCGAAGCTGGAAATAGTAGTTCAGGATTGGGATATATTGGTGCAGCACTATCTACAGGTTTAGCATGTTTAGGCTGTGGAATTGCTGTTGCAAATGTAGGGTCTGCTGCTCTTGGCGCAGTATCAGAAAATGATAAAATGTTAGGTAAAACATTGATTTTTGTGGGCCTTGCAGAAGGAATTGCTATTTATGGATTGGTAATCTCTATTATGATTATTGGTACTCTATAG